One Desulfovibrionales bacterium genomic region harbors:
- a CDS encoding biotin carboxylase N-terminal domain-containing protein, with the protein MKKILIANRGEIALRILRAVQEQGLTAVGVYETPDKEARHIRAADEAIWIGEGPRKDYLNIDKMIWAARKAGADGIHPGYGFLAENPDFPKACEDAGLIFIGPPAKVIHALGNKVIARTIAESAGVPVIPGSENLPYGQEGEERALAFAQEHGFPLMLKATAGGGGRGIRKVNNPKELIDQMPLARAEAKAAFNDARLYLEKGVINPKHIEVQVLADSFGHIIHMGTRDCSIQRRNQKLVEIAPALITDQTLLDNICTAAIKVAQEANYVNAGTVEFLVDEAGHFYFLEMNTRLQVEHTVTEMVTGMDIVRAQIDIAAGKKLKFSQEDVHIRGHAIEMRINAEDPKNNFLPEGGKTITVYNSPGGAGIRLDGIAYQGYVIPQVYDSLLVKLTVHGFTWKEAVERMRRALKGFAIVGPKTTIPFYLNIVNEPDFQKGIFNTSYLDLKPDLFVYKEEDREVAKLARLIATIHHKGFNPFAA; encoded by the coding sequence GTGAAAAAGATTCTTATTGCTAATCGCGGGGAGATCGCGCTACGGATTCTGCGTGCGGTGCAGGAGCAGGGGTTAACAGCGGTCGGAGTCTATGAAACTCCGGATAAAGAGGCGCGCCATATACGCGCGGCTGATGAGGCTATCTGGATCGGCGAGGGACCGCGCAAGGACTACCTGAACATTGATAAAATGATCTGGGCCGCCCGTAAGGCCGGGGCCGACGGCATCCATCCCGGTTATGGTTTTTTGGCGGAAAACCCTGATTTTCCAAAGGCCTGTGAGGATGCCGGACTTATTTTCATCGGTCCGCCCGCAAAGGTTATTCATGCCCTAGGCAACAAGGTCATCGCCCGGACCATCGCCGAAAGCGCCGGTGTTCCGGTCATCCCGGGCAGTGAAAACCTTCCCTATGGACAGGAAGGGGAGGAAAGGGCCCTGGCCTTTGCCCAGGAACACGGTTTTCCGTTGATGCTTAAGGCCACGGCGGGTGGCGGCGGCCGGGGGATTCGTAAGGTAAATAACCCCAAAGAGCTGATAGATCAGATGCCGCTGGCCCGGGCCGAGGCCAAGGCCGCATTTAATGACGCCCGCCTCTATCTGGAAAAAGGTGTAATAAATCCGAAACATATCGAGGTTCAGGTACTGGCCGATAGTTTCGGCCATATTATTCACATGGGCACGCGGGATTGTTCTATCCAGCGGCGCAACCAGAAATTGGTGGAGATAGCGCCGGCCCTCATTACTGACCAGACCCTTCTGGATAATATCTGTACTGCGGCCATCAAGGTGGCGCAAGAAGCCAATTATGTGAACGCCGGCACCGTGGAGTTTCTGGTGGACGAGGCCGGGCATTTCTACTTTTTGGAGATGAATACCCGCCTGCAGGTCGAACACACGGTCACGGAAATGGTCACCGGTATGGACATTGTCCGGGCCCAAATTGACATTGCAGCCGGGAAAAAGCTCAAATTCTCCCAGGAAGATGTCCACATCCGGGGCCATGCCATCGAGATGCGTATCAACGCCGAGGATCCTAAAAATAATTTCTTGCCGGAAGGCGGCAAGACTATAACGGTTTATAATTCTCCGGGGGGGGCCGGCATAAGGTTGGACGGCATTGCCTATCAGGGTTATGTCATCCCGCAGGTCTATGATTCGCTGCTGGTCAAACTGACGGTGCATGGTTTTACCTGGAAGGAGGCCGTGGAGCGCATGCGCCGGGCCTTGAAGGGTTTTGCTATCGTGGGCCCCAAGACCACGATCCCCTTTTACCTCAACATCGTTAATGAGCCTGATTTCCAGAAAGGTATATTCAACACCAGTTATCTGGACCTGAAGCCCGATCTTTTTGTATATAAAGAAGAAGACCGTGAGGTAGCCAAACTGGCCAGGCTGATCGCTACTATTCACCATAAGGGGTTCAATCCCTTTGCTGCATAA
- the groES gene encoding co-chaperone GroES — MKIRPLQDRIVVKRLEEEGKTKGGIIIPDTAKEKPIEGKVIAVGNGKVMENGTRVPLEVKAGDRILFGKYSGTEVKIDGEEHLIMREDDVLGVIEK, encoded by the coding sequence ATGAAGATCAGACCATTGCAGGACAGAATCGTAGTCAAGCGTTTGGAGGAAGAAGGGAAGACCAAAGGCGGGATAATTATCCCGGACACGGCCAAGGAGAAACCCATCGAAGGGAAGGTAATCGCCGTGGGCAATGGCAAGGTAATGGAGAATGGAACGAGGGTGCCGCTTGAAGTAAAGGCGGGGGATCGCATCTTGTTCGGTAAGTACTCCGGTACAGAAGTGAAAATCGATGGTGAAGAACACCTCATTATGCGCGAAGACGATGTGCTGGGTGTTATAGAAAAATAA
- the groL gene encoding chaperonin GroEL (60 kDa chaperone family; promotes refolding of misfolded polypeptides especially under stressful conditions; forms two stacked rings of heptamers to form a barrel-shaped 14mer; ends can be capped by GroES; misfolded proteins enter the barrel where they are refolded when GroES binds), with protein MPAKEIKYDVKAREALLRGINTLADAVKVTLGPKGRNVIIEKSFGSPTITKDGVTVAKEIELTDKFENMGAQMVKEVASKTSDVAGDGTTTATILAQAVYAEGSKLVAAGNNPMAIKRGIDKAVEAVVDELKKISKPTKDQKEIAQVGTISANNDSTIGNIIAEAMEKVGKEGVITVEEAKSMETTLDVVEGMQFDRGYISPYFVTDPEKMEAVLSDPYILLNEKKISNMKDLLPVLEQIAKMGRPLLILSEDVEGEALATLVVNKLRGTLQCAAVKAPGFGDRRKAMLEDIAILTGGQVVSEDLGIKLENISLKDLGTAKRITIDKDNTTIVDGGGERSALEGRVKQIRTQIEETTSDYDREKLQERLAKLIGGVAVINVGAATETEMKEKKARVEDALNATRAAVEEGIVPGGGVAFVRCIPALTKLKLHGDEQLGVNLIKRALEEPVRQIANNAGFEGSVVVDRVKNEKDSVGFNAETGEFEDLIKAGVIDPTKVTRFALQNAASVAGLLLTTEAMVAEKPEERESKMPPMPPGGGMGGMY; from the coding sequence ATGCCAGCAAAAGAGATAAAATATGATGTCAAGGCCAGAGAGGCTTTGTTGCGGGGTATAAATACCCTGGCCGATGCAGTAAAAGTAACTCTGGGACCGAAGGGACGCAACGTTATCATAGAGAAAAGCTTTGGTTCACCCACGATCACCAAGGATGGTGTTACGGTAGCCAAGGAAATCGAGCTTACCGATAAATTTGAGAATATGGGCGCGCAGATGGTAAAGGAGGTTGCCTCCAAGACCAGTGACGTAGCCGGGGACGGCACGACCACCGCTACCATCCTGGCCCAGGCCGTTTACGCTGAGGGTTCAAAGCTCGTGGCCGCCGGAAACAACCCCATGGCTATTAAACGCGGTATCGACAAGGCAGTTGAGGCGGTAGTGGATGAACTCAAAAAAATCAGCAAACCGACCAAGGACCAGAAGGAAATTGCCCAGGTCGGGACGATCTCTGCTAATAATGATTCCACTATCGGCAATATAATCGCCGAAGCCATGGAGAAGGTAGGTAAAGAAGGCGTAATCACGGTTGAAGAAGCTAAAAGCATGGAGACTACCCTGGATGTGGTCGAAGGTATGCAGTTCGATCGCGGTTATATTTCACCTTATTTTGTTACCGACCCGGAGAAGATGGAGGCAGTCTTAAGCGATCCCTACATCTTGCTCAACGAGAAAAAAATAAGCAATATGAAGGACTTATTGCCGGTCCTGGAGCAGATTGCCAAGATGGGCAGACCCCTCCTCATTCTGTCTGAGGATGTGGAAGGCGAGGCCCTGGCCACATTGGTTGTGAACAAACTCCGTGGCACCTTACAGTGTGCCGCGGTCAAGGCCCCTGGCTTTGGCGACAGAAGAAAGGCCATGCTGGAGGATATAGCCATCCTGACCGGCGGGCAGGTTGTCTCTGAAGACCTGGGCATCAAACTGGAAAATATCTCCTTAAAAGACCTCGGAACGGCTAAACGTATTACTATAGACAAAGACAATACAACTATAGTCGATGGCGGCGGTGAGCGGTCAGCATTGGAAGGACGGGTAAAACAGATTCGCACCCAGATTGAAGAGACTACATCCGACTACGACCGCGAGAAGCTACAGGAGCGCTTGGCTAAGCTAATCGGCGGTGTGGCGGTAATAAATGTAGGCGCGGCCACTGAAACGGAGATGAAAGAAAAGAAGGCACGTGTGGAAGATGCCCTGAATGCTACCAGGGCTGCCGTGGAGGAAGGGATAGTGCCCGGCGGCGGTGTGGCTTTTGTCCGTTGCATACCGGCCTTGACCAAGCTAAAACTCCATGGTGACGAGCAGCTCGGCGTTAATCTGATCAAACGTGCTTTGGAGGAACCCGTGCGTCAGATTGCGAACAATGCGGGTTTTGAAGGATCCGTGGTGGTCGACCGTGTTAAAAATGAGAAGGATTCAGTGGGATTCAATGCGGAAACAGGTGAGTTTGAAGATCTGATTAAGGCTGGTGTCATTGACCCTACTAAAGTAACGCGTTTTGCCCTGCAGAATGCGGCCAGTGTAGCCGGCCTCTTGCTTACAACCGAAGCCATGGTGGCGGAGAAACCGGAAGAAAGGGAATCCAAAATGCCTCCAATGCCCCCGGGTGGCGGTATGGGCGGTATGTACTAA
- a CDS encoding TMEM165/GDT1 family protein, which yields MDIRLFTSTFIAIFLAELGDKTQLATFSLAASSEKRWAIFLGASLALIASTLIGVTVGGFIMNIVPPEYIRIGAGLLFILLGIAMIMGKI from the coding sequence ATGGATATAAGACTCTTCACCAGCACATTTATTGCCATCTTTCTCGCTGAATTAGGTGATAAGACTCAACTGGCGACCTTTTCACTGGCTGCTTCCAGTGAGAAGCGCTGGGCTATTTTCCTGGGGGCTTCCCTGGCCCTTATTGCATCCACTTTAATAGGGGTAACGGTCGGCGGGTTTATTATGAACATTGTTCCGCCGGAGTACATCCGAATAGGCGCGGGCCTCCTGTTTATTTTATTAGGCATAGCTATGATCATGGGAAAAATTTAA
- a CDS encoding Lrp/AsnC family transcriptional regulator — MDTVPKRAVLTSKEKMVIQVLQDGIPPAERPFQILAERAGLPEEEFLACVKNLCNEGCIRRFGATLQHQISGYAANAMIAWHVEEEKIEKAGRIMASFKNVTHCYQRRTIPGWPYNIYTMVHGRTDAECHAVAREIAKKTGITDYQVLFSEKELKRSNIRYFREEQV, encoded by the coding sequence GTGGACACAGTCCCCAAAAGAGCAGTCCTTACTTCTAAAGAAAAAATGGTAATCCAGGTCCTGCAGGATGGAATTCCTCCGGCAGAGAGACCCTTTCAGATACTGGCTGAAAGGGCTGGCCTGCCTGAAGAAGAATTTTTGGCATGTGTGAAAAACCTTTGCAACGAAGGGTGCATACGCCGCTTTGGCGCTACACTGCAACACCAGATCTCCGGATATGCCGCCAACGCCATGATCGCCTGGCATGTAGAAGAAGAGAAGATAGAAAAGGCAGGCCGGATCATGGCCTCCTTTAAGAATGTAACCCACTGCTATCAACGCCGGACAATCCCCGGGTGGCCCTATAACATTTATACTATGGTGCACGGCCGAACCGACGCCGAATGTCATGCTGTGGCCCGGGAAATAGCAAAAAAGACCGGCATAACCGATTATCAGGTACTCTTCAGTGAAAAAGAATTAAAAAGATCTAATATCAGGTACTTCAGGGAGGAGCAGGTGTGA
- the hemL gene encoding glutamate-1-semialdehyde 2,1-aminomutase, whose amino-acid sequence MKRERSQAYFAKAKDVIPGGVNSPVRACRSVGCDPLFVARAAGSKIYDVDGNVFIDCVGSWGPMILGHAHPEVTAALRKALENGTSFGAPTPLEVELAELLIEAVPSLEMVRLTSSGTEATMSAIRLARAYTRRKKIIKCDGCYHGHGDAFLVKAGSGVATLGIPGSPGVPEEIAGHTISIPYNDADALAKVLEKEGGQVACFIIEPVPGNMGVVLPREGYLRTVRELTEKHGVLLIFDEVISGFRMSLGGAQSCYGISPDLTCLGKIIGGGLPVGAYGGRKDIMLRIAPEGDVYQAGTLSGNPLAVTAGIATLKILSQKGVYEDLEGKGAYLEKNINGLIRRYSIPARVNRAGSLMTIFFTKDDVFDFKSALASDTNCFARFYRGMLEKGVYLPPSQFEAIFISLAHTKEDLDRMLDAAEEYFKVL is encoded by the coding sequence GTGAAAAGAGAGCGTTCCCAGGCCTACTTCGCGAAGGCAAAGGATGTTATCCCCGGTGGCGTAAACAGTCCGGTTCGCGCCTGCCGTTCCGTCGGATGCGATCCTCTTTTTGTGGCCAGGGCCGCTGGCTCTAAAATATACGACGTCGATGGCAATGTCTTCATCGACTGTGTCGGTTCCTGGGGGCCAATGATCCTGGGCCATGCCCACCCTGAAGTCACCGCCGCCTTAAGAAAGGCGCTCGAAAACGGGACCAGCTTTGGCGCCCCAACGCCCCTCGAAGTTGAACTGGCTGAATTACTCATAGAGGCCGTTCCCTCACTGGAAATGGTTCGACTGACCAGTTCCGGCACTGAAGCCACCATGAGCGCCATCCGTTTAGCCAGGGCTTATACCAGGCGTAAGAAGATCATTAAATGCGATGGTTGTTATCATGGGCATGGAGACGCATTTCTCGTCAAGGCCGGCTCCGGTGTCGCCACTCTGGGCATACCGGGCAGCCCGGGCGTGCCGGAAGAGATTGCCGGCCATACTATATCCATTCCATATAACGATGCCGATGCCCTGGCCAAGGTTCTGGAAAAGGAAGGCGGGCAGGTGGCCTGTTTTATTATCGAGCCTGTACCCGGTAACATGGGCGTGGTTCTGCCCCGCGAGGGATATTTAAGAACGGTAAGGGAACTCACAGAAAAACACGGCGTCCTGCTTATTTTCGATGAGGTGATCAGTGGATTCCGAATGTCTTTGGGTGGCGCACAGTCCTGCTATGGTATTTCCCCGGATTTAACCTGTCTGGGCAAGATTATCGGGGGCGGGCTGCCCGTGGGGGCCTACGGTGGTCGTAAAGACATCATGTTACGGATTGCCCCGGAGGGAGATGTCTATCAGGCCGGGACCCTCTCCGGCAATCCTCTGGCTGTAACTGCCGGCATAGCTACATTAAAAATACTTTCCCAAAAAGGCGTTTATGAAGATCTGGAGGGAAAAGGCGCATACCTGGAGAAAAATATCAATGGGCTTATCCGGCGCTATTCCATCCCGGCCCGGGTCAACCGTGCAGGCTCCCTCATGACCATATTTTTTACAAAAGATGATGTATTTGACTTTAAGTCTGCACTGGCCAGCGATACCAATTGCTTTGCCAGGTTCTATCGGGGCATGCTGGAAAAGGGTGTCTATCTGCCCCCCTCACAGTTTGAGGCCATATTCATCTCGCTCGCGCATACAAAGGAAGATCTTGATAGAATGTTGGATGCCGCGGAGGAATACTTTAAGGTTTTATGA
- a CDS encoding AtpZ/AtpI family protein: MKEDVKRLFRLIGDVSTIGIAVAASVFVGFFIGYALDEYVFGGRTKPWLTIIFLILGVIAGFRNLVQLARRKDL; encoded by the coding sequence ATGAAGGAAGACGTAAAGAGGCTTTTTAGGCTGATTGGAGACGTTAGCACTATCGGCATAGCCGTAGCCGCTTCCGTATTCGTCGGTTTTTTTATAGGCTACGCATTGGATGAGTATGTGTTCGGCGGACGCACGAAACCATGGCTAACCATTATTTTTCTTATTTTAGGAGTCATAGCCGGGTTTCGGAATCTGGTGCAGTTGGCCAGGCGGAAGGATCTATAA
- a CDS encoding ATP synthase subunit I, whose protein sequence is MSDFWRSTQLIKKVQVPSLILCLILTIFGVIFVSIDFALGILVGGIIAGFNFYWLQTALRKIFDQQVVFGHKAIYYVKYYLRLIIIGGVLYELIMNKMVHPLGLITGLSVVVINIMVIAFTELWKIIRTKEAT, encoded by the coding sequence ATGTCAGATTTTTGGCGTTCGACACAATTAATAAAAAAAGTACAGGTTCCCAGTCTGATATTGTGTCTAATTCTAACTATTTTCGGGGTCATCTTTGTCTCGATAGATTTCGCCTTGGGTATACTGGTCGGGGGAATAATAGCCGGTTTTAATTTTTACTGGCTTCAGACGGCGCTCCGGAAGATATTTGATCAACAGGTCGTTTTTGGCCATAAGGCTATTTACTACGTCAAGTACTATCTGCGCCTGATCATTATCGGGGGCGTCCTTTATGAACTGATAATGAATAAGATGGTACATCCTTTAGGGCTGATTACCGGACTTTCGGTAGTTGTTATTAATATTATGGTAATTGCTTTCACAGAATTGTGGAAGATCATCAGGACAAAGGAGGCAACTTAA
- the atpB gene encoding F0F1 ATP synthase subunit A: MEHPILFINLLLELFHLPVHGGHGLLPKIIAPHVTNAWFVMLILILSAKLFVGKIQMIPGKGQNFFEAVISGIEGFAAENMGEEGAKLMLPMIATLGIYIFIANLIGLFPGFMSPTANVNTTLSLAITVFITTHILGVKFHGVKYVKHFMGPVSWLAPLMLPIELIGHFARILSLSIRLFGNIMAKEVLLGLLFLLAGAFLGPLPIMALGVFVCFVQAFVFVLLSILYFTGAMEHAH; encoded by the coding sequence ATGGAACATCCAATTCTGTTTATCAACCTATTACTGGAGCTGTTTCATCTGCCGGTACATGGTGGGCATGGCCTATTGCCCAAGATAATCGCGCCACATGTAACGAATGCTTGGTTCGTCATGCTCATACTGATCCTCTCTGCCAAGCTCTTTGTTGGTAAAATCCAAATGATCCCCGGCAAGGGGCAAAATTTTTTTGAGGCTGTAATTTCCGGCATAGAAGGCTTTGCGGCTGAGAATATGGGTGAAGAAGGGGCAAAGCTAATGCTTCCTATGATTGCTACATTGGGAATTTACATCTTTATAGCTAATCTTATAGGGCTGTTCCCCGGATTTATGTCCCCAACCGCCAATGTAAATACGACCCTATCACTGGCCATTACTGTGTTCATAACCACTCATATTTTAGGGGTCAAATTCCACGGGGTAAAGTATGTCAAACATTTTATGGGTCCGGTTAGCTGGCTGGCACCTCTTATGCTTCCTATAGAGCTTATAGGACACTTTGCACGCATTCTGTCGCTGTCCATACGACTCTTTGGCAATATCATGGCTAAGGAAGTCTTGCTCGGGCTACTCTTCCTGCTGGCAGGCGCATTTTTGGGGCCGTTGCCAATAATGGCCTTGGGTGTATTTGTCTGCTTCGTGCAGGCCTTTGTTTTTGTGCTCTTGTCTATACTCTATTTTACAGGGGCCATGGAACACGCTCATTAA
- the atpE gene encoding ATP synthase F0 subunit C, which produces MKKALLVSLLVILTMGVASVAFGQETADAKTAGLDFFIWTVIASGSCIAVAAFGGALGQSAAIKAACEGIARNPEASGKITVTMIIGLALIESLVIYALVICLIMLFANPATSKVLALMGLA; this is translated from the coding sequence ATGAAAAAGGCGCTATTGGTATCTTTACTCGTGATTCTTACCATGGGCGTGGCTTCTGTTGCTTTTGGTCAGGAGACGGCTGACGCCAAGACGGCGGGGTTAGACTTCTTCATTTGGACGGTCATAGCCTCGGGTAGTTGTATCGCCGTTGCCGCTTTTGGTGGCGCTCTTGGACAAAGTGCGGCCATTAAGGCAGCCTGTGAGGGCATAGCCCGCAACCCGGAAGCCTCCGGCAAGATCACGGTTACCATGATCATCGGTTTGGCATTGATCGAGTCCTTGGTTATCTATGCCTTGGTTATTTGTTTGATCATGCTCTTTGCCAACCCGGCGACCAGCAAGGTATTGGCCTTAATGGGTCTGGCTTAA
- a CDS encoding redox-sensing transcriptional repressor Rex encodes MKYIKIPPATIYRLSRYSRKLSLLSREGLEVVSSEKLAAECGVNSAQLRKDLAYFGEFGVRGVGYYTGHLLQHIRNILGLEKEWRLGLFGVGNLGQALLHYPNFINQGYRFVAAFDVDSGKIGQTLGSGLEISDMKDITEVVSREPFEIGVITTPAGRAQQVVELAIEAGVKGILNFAPVILRVPGDVVVEYVDFTLRLDSLSYYLSNRG; translated from the coding sequence ATGAAATATATAAAGATTCCGCCTGCCACCATTTACAGGTTGTCCAGGTACAGCCGAAAATTAAGCCTATTGTCAAGAGAGGGGCTGGAGGTCGTATCATCAGAGAAACTGGCCGCCGAGTGCGGTGTTAACTCGGCTCAGTTGCGTAAAGATCTGGCATACTTCGGTGAATTTGGTGTAAGAGGGGTAGGTTATTATACAGGGCATTTATTACAGCATATAAGAAACATCCTGGGTCTGGAAAAAGAATGGCGGCTTGGCCTTTTTGGCGTGGGAAATCTAGGTCAGGCATTGCTACACTATCCAAATTTTATTAACCAGGGATACCGGTTCGTTGCCGCCTTTGACGTCGATTCCGGTAAGATAGGGCAGACCTTAGGGTCTGGATTAGAGATATCGGATATGAAAGATATTACCGAAGTCGTGAGTCGAGAACCTTTCGAGATCGGCGTCATAACTACACCGGCCGGCCGGGCGCAACAAGTCGTTGAACTGGCTATTGAGGCCGGGGTAAAAGGGATTTTAAACTTTGCCCCCGTTATCCTCCGGGTACCTGGAGATGTTGTCGTTGAATATGTTGATTTTACTTTAAGATTAGACTCACTATCTTATTATCTATCTAACAGGGGCTAA